The following proteins come from a genomic window of Populus alba chromosome 12, ASM523922v2, whole genome shotgun sequence:
- the LOC118046708 gene encoding uncharacterized protein — protein sequence MERRYRLLLVGWGQVPLEVSRLSKLISLDLSSNYDLSVGPISFDKLVRNLTKLRELDLRWVDMSLVVPSSLMNLSSSLSSLSLEDCRLQGKFPSSMGNLKHLQYLHLAYNNFTGSIPYDFGQLTKLVQLSLSANGYLSVEPVSFDKIVQNLTKLRYLALDSVNMSLVVPNSLTNLSSSLSSLSLRRCGLQGKIPGNIFLLLNLESLSLSDNEGLTGSFPSSNVSNVLWWLDLSDTRISPYLENDFISNLKSLQYMMLRNCNIVGSKLALFGNFTRLFLLDLSNNNFSGQIPSSFGNLVQLDFLDLSSNNFSEQIPSSFENLMQLNFLDLNSNNLMGQISDSFANLTLLTYLDLSNNKLQGPIHFQLSTILDLEYLFLYGNSLNGTIPSFLFALPSLLNLDLHNNQFMGNIGEFQHSSLEFLDLSNNSLHGPIPSSIFKQENLQLLLLASNSKLTWEVPSSICKLKFLLVLDLSNNNLSGSAPQCLGNFSNGLSVLHLGMNNLRGTIPSTFSEGSNLEYLNLNGNALERKIPLSIVNCTMLEFLNLGNNKIEDTFPYFLEMLPETGAKDSCSKIQ from the exons ATGGAAAGACGGTACAGATTGCTGCTTGTGGGGTGGG GCCAAGTTCCATTAGAAGTCTCCCGTCTCTCCAAATTGATTTCTCTTGATCTCTCTAGCAACTACGATCTAAGTGTAGGAccaatttcttttgacaagcTTGTTCGAAACCTAACCAAGCTTAGAGAGCTCGATTTGAGATGGGTAGACATGTCACTGGTTGTACCCAGTTCCTTGATGAATCtgtcttcttctttgtcatctCTTTCCCTTGAAGATTGTAGACTGCAAGGAAAATTCCCATCCTCAATGGGAAACCTTAAGCACCTCCAGTATTTGCATCTTGCATATAACAATTTTACTGGTTCAATTCCATATGATTTTGGGCAACTCACTAAGCTGGTTCAACTTTCTCTCTCTGCAAACGGCTATCTAAGTGTAGAACCAGTTTCTTTTGACAAGAttgttcaaaacctaacaaaGCTAAGATATCTCGCTTTGGATTCTGTAAATATGTCTTTGGTTGTACCTAATTCCTTAACCAATCTGTCCTCTTCTTTGTCATCTCTTTCCCTTCGGCGTTGCGGATTGCAAGGGAAAATCCCGGGTAATATCTTTCTCCTCCTAAACCTTGAATCACTCTCTTTGTCAGACAACGAAGGCCTCACTGGCTCTTTTCCTTCCTCCAATGTGAGTAATGTCCTCTGGTGGTTGGACCTTTCTGATACAAGAATTTCACCTTATCTAGAAAATGACTTTATCAGTAATTTAAAGTCGTTACAGTATATGATGCTTCGTAATTGTAACATTGTTGGGTCAAAACTAGCTCTGTTTGGTAACTTTACTCGACTTTTTCTATTAGACctctcaaataataattttagtggGCAGATCCCATCTTCATTTGGAAATCTTGTGCAGCTTGATTTTTTGGATCTCAGTTCCAATAATTTTAGTGAGCAGATCCCATCATCATTTGAAAACCTTATGCAGCTGAATTTCTTGGATCTTAATTCCAATAACTTGATGGGTCAGATTTCAGATTCTTTTGCTAACCTAACCCTACTCACATATTTAGATTTATCAAACAATAAACTCCAAGGCCCAATCCATTTTCAACTAAGTACCATTCTAGATCtagagtatttatttttatatggtaACTCACTCAATGGGACGATACCATCCTTTTTATTTGCTCTCCCTTCTTTATTGAATTTGGACCTTCATAATAATCAATTCATGGGCAATATAGGTGAATTCCAACACAGTTCATTAGAATTCCTTGATTTGAGCAATAACTCCTTGCATGGTCCAATTCCAagttcaattttcaaacaagagaacttgcaacttcttcttcttgcatCCAACAGTAAATTGACATGGGAGGTTCCTTCTTCAATTTGCAAGTTAAAATTCCTTCTAGTCCTGGACCTTTCCAACAATAACTTGAGTGGTTCTGCACCACAATGTTTGGGAAACTTCAGCAACGGACTCTCAGTTTTGCATCTAGGCATGAACAATCTCCGAGGCACTATTCCATCAACATTTTCAGAGGGAAGTAACTTGGAATATCTCAACCTCAATGGCAATGCATTAGAAAGGAAAATACCATTGTCTATCGTCAACTGCACAATGCTGGAGTTTCTTAATCTTGGTAACAATAAGATTGAGGATACATTCCCCTATTTCCTAGAAATGCTTCCGGAGACCGGAGCTAAAGATTCTTGTTCTAAAATCCAATAA
- the LOC118046691 gene encoding rhodanese-like domain-containing protein 14, chloroplastic, with translation MAALPSISSHSSSSSLYPNYQSSPLIFSSKTTQDHCSPFFTIRSNGSSRGRLSSSAFPRGLKVLNAATKPAKSPAEEDWKTKREVLLQNKVRSVDVKEALRLQKENKFVILDVRPEAEFKEAHPSGAINVQVYRLIKEWTAWDIARRAAFAFFGIFAGTEENPEFLQTVESKINKNAKIIVACSAGGTMKPSQNLPEGQQSRSLIAAYLLVLNGYKNVFHLEGGLYTWFKEGLPAESEE, from the exons ATGGCTGCACTTCCTTCAATCAGCTCAcactcatcttcatcttctttgtaTCCTAATTATCAATCATCACCACTAATTTTCTCTTCAAAGACCACACAGGACCATTGCTCACCCTTCTTCACTATCAGATCAAATGGATCTTCAAGGGGGAGATTATCCTCAAGCGCATTTCCAAGAGGCCTAAAAGTATTAAATGCAGCAACAAAACCTGCAAAATCACCAG CTGAGGAAGATTGGAAGACTAAGAGAGAAGTTCTTCTCCAGAATAAG GTCAGGAGTGTGGATGTGAAGGAAGCTCTGCGTCTTcagaaagaaaacaagtttgTGATTCTTGACGTGAGACCAGAAGCAGAATTCAAAGAG GCTCATCCATCAGGAGCTATCAATGTACAAGTATATAGGCTTATAAAGGAATGGACAGCATGGGACATTGCAAGGCGTGCTGCGTTTGCATTTTTTGGCATCTTTGCTGGCACAGAAGAAAATCCTGAGTTCCTGCAGA CTGTGGAATCAAAGATcaataaaaatgcaaagataATAGTGGCTTGCTCAGCTGGGGGTACAATGAAGCCATCCCAAAATCTTCCTGAAGGACAACAGTCAAG ATCACTGATAGCAGCTTACCTGTTAGTCCTAAACGGTTACAAGAATGTCTTCCATTTAGAAGGGGGTCTCTACACATGGTTCAAAGAGGGTTTGCCAGCAGAGTCTGAAGAGTGA
- the LOC140954333 gene encoding receptor-like protein 9DC3, whose translation MKGPTTFNSFPKLQILDVSENNLSGPLPEEFFNGLEGMMNVVDQDMIYMNASGYTYSIKMTWKGLEIEFVKIQSILRVLDFSSNSFTGEIPKPIGKLKGLQQLNLSHNFLAGHIQSSLGFLTSLQSLDMSSNMLTGRIPVQLTDLTFLEVLNLSQNKLEGPIPGGKQFNTFGPSSFQGNLGLCGFPMPTECNNGVVPPLLPSNFNEGDDSTLFEDGFGWKAVAMGYGCGFVFGVTMGYIVFRTRRPAWFHRMVERQWNLKGGRTKKNARIYGARRN comes from the coding sequence ATGAAGGGTCCGACTACTTTTAATTCCTTCCCCAAATTACAGATTCTTGACGTCTCTGAAAATAATTTGAGCGGACCATTGCCAGAAGAGTTTTTCAATGGTCTTGAAGGGATGATGAATGTCGTCGatcaagatatgatttacatGAACGCAAGTGGTTACACCTATTCAATAAAAATGACATGGAAAGGGTTGGAAATTGAGTTTGTGAAAATCCAAAGTATCCTCAGAGTACTTGATTTCTCAAGTAACAGTTTCACCGGTGAGATTCCAAAACCAATTGGAAAGCTTAAAGGACTTCAACAACTTAACCTCTCTCACAATTTCCTTGCAGGCCATATCCAATCATCATTAGGGTTTTTAACCAGTCTACAGTCATTAGATATGTCTTCAAATATGCTTACGGGAAGGATTCCTGTGCAGTTGACAGATCTAACATTTCTTGAAGTCTTAAACCTTTCACAAAACAAACTCGAGGGGCCCATACCTGGTGGGAAGCAGTTCAACACGTTTGGTCCAAGCTCATTTCAAGGAAACTTGGGTTTATGTGGATTCCCAATGCCAACAGAATGCAACAATGGCGTGGTACCACCATTACtgccatcaaactttaatgaAGGAGATGATTCAACACTGTTTGAAGATGGGTTTGGATGGAAAGCTGTGGCAATGGGGTATGGATGTGGGTTTGTATTTGGAGTCACAATGGGTTATATTGTGTTTAGAACAAGACGACCTGCATGGTTTCATAGGATGGTTGAACGTCAATGGAATCTGAAGGGaggaagaacaaagaagaatgcTCGCATATATGGtgcaagaagaaattaa